A stretch of the Tautonia marina genome encodes the following:
- a CDS encoding DUF1501 domain-containing protein produces MMTLGGPSYRYCDGQSRRSFLKLGGLAMGGLSLPGLLRAEQAAGIGRSHKAVIMVYLSGGISHQDTFDLKPDAPAEIRGEFNPIDTALPGVQFGELLPMLSRSADKLAVIRSIVGLRDEHTSWQNLTGYPMSQAQREGKPHFGSIVSRVQGVVDPVVPPFVDLFPTMQHRPYNSGGPGHLGLAYAGARLGDGDAKLMTQTTVEPDRFDRRRALLDRFDDWRREVDSQPVAGLDAFYQRAFNVLTSDTVARALDVTKEDPKVRDRYGIGSSKHLGDGAPMWNDQLLMARRLVESGARVVTVAYGFWDTHGNNFNHLRNHLPLFDRGISALVDDIYARGLDKDVTVVVWGEFGRTPKINKDAGRDHWAPVSNALIAGGGLNVGQVIGSTDKHAAYAVASPIHYQDVLATVYHAMGIDPHAFVDDLAGRPIPILPSTARPIRRLI; encoded by the coding sequence ATGATGACGCTTGGAGGCCCTTCGTATCGCTACTGCGACGGCCAGTCGCGCCGATCGTTCCTGAAGCTCGGCGGCCTGGCGATGGGAGGGCTGAGCCTCCCCGGCCTCTTGCGCGCCGAACAGGCCGCGGGGATCGGCCGATCGCACAAGGCGGTCATCATGGTCTACCTCTCCGGCGGCATCTCCCACCAGGACACGTTCGACCTCAAGCCCGACGCCCCCGCCGAGATCCGAGGCGAGTTCAACCCGATCGACACCGCCCTCCCCGGCGTCCAGTTCGGCGAACTCCTGCCGATGCTCTCCCGATCGGCCGATAAGCTCGCCGTCATCCGCTCCATCGTCGGCCTCCGAGACGAGCACACGAGCTGGCAGAACCTCACCGGCTACCCCATGAGCCAGGCCCAGCGCGAGGGCAAGCCGCACTTCGGCTCCATCGTCTCCCGCGTCCAGGGGGTGGTCGATCCCGTCGTGCCGCCGTTCGTCGACCTCTTCCCGACCATGCAGCACCGCCCGTACAACAGCGGAGGCCCCGGCCACCTCGGCCTGGCCTACGCCGGTGCCCGCCTCGGCGACGGCGACGCCAAGCTGATGACCCAGACCACCGTCGAGCCCGATCGCTTCGACCGCCGCCGCGCTTTGCTCGACCGCTTCGACGACTGGCGACGCGAGGTCGATAGCCAGCCCGTCGCCGGCCTCGACGCCTTCTATCAGCGGGCCTTCAACGTCCTGACCTCCGACACCGTCGCCCGAGCCCTCGACGTCACCAAGGAAGACCCGAAGGTTCGCGACCGCTACGGCATCGGCTCGTCGAAGCACCTCGGCGACGGCGCCCCGATGTGGAACGATCAGCTCCTGATGGCCCGTCGCCTGGTCGAGTCCGGCGCCCGCGTCGTCACCGTCGCCTACGGCTTCTGGGACACCCACGGCAACAACTTCAACCACCTCCGCAACCACTTGCCCCTGTTCGACCGCGGCATCTCCGCCCTCGTCGACGACATCTACGCCCGAGGGCTCGACAAGGACGTCACCGTCGTCGTCTGGGGCGAGTTCGGCCGCACCCCGAAGATCAACAAGGACGCCGGCCGCGACCACTGGGCCCCCGTCTCCAACGCCCTCATCGCAGGCGGCGGCCTGAACGTCGGCCAGGTCATCGGCTCGACCGACAAGCACGCCGCCTACGCCGTCGCCTCGCCAATCCACTATCAAGACGTCCTCGCCACCGTCTACCATGCGATGGGGATCGACCCCCACGCCTTCGTCGACGACCTCGCCGGCCGCCCCATCCCCATCCTCCCCAGCACGGCCAGGCCGATTCGTCGCTTGATCTGA
- a CDS encoding 3-keto-disaccharide hydrolase, with amino-acid sequence MIAMPRSGSAPRFEARAGSIALGAWLMMTMIVVPSVLAADAEEAPATIVLFDGETLDGWKAADFYKPGEVSVKDGAIIMAASAVSGGMTGVTTTREDLPTTNYEFSYRAKRLSGRDFFAAATFPVGETFLTLVNGGWGGSVTGLSSIDGADASENLTGTYQKYADDTWYSFRIRVTDAAIECWIDDEKLITFTDPGDHHLDTRLETRMNHPLGFATWQTGGAVKDITVRPLSAEEVAAVKDKDQGDDR; translated from the coding sequence ATGATCGCGATGCCCCGTTCCGGTTCCGCGCCCAGGTTCGAGGCCCGAGCCGGGTCCATCGCCCTTGGGGCCTGGCTGATGATGACGATGATCGTGGTGCCATCGGTTCTCGCCGCAGACGCCGAGGAGGCCCCGGCGACCATCGTCCTGTTCGACGGCGAGACGCTCGACGGCTGGAAGGCGGCCGACTTCTACAAGCCGGGCGAGGTGTCGGTGAAGGACGGCGCGATCATCATGGCCGCCAGCGCCGTCTCGGGGGGGATGACGGGGGTTACCACCACCCGAGAGGACCTGCCGACGACCAACTACGAGTTCTCGTACCGCGCCAAGCGCTTGTCCGGCCGCGACTTCTTCGCCGCCGCGACCTTCCCGGTGGGCGAGACGTTCCTGACGCTCGTCAACGGCGGTTGGGGGGGGAGCGTAACCGGCCTGTCGAGCATCGACGGGGCGGATGCCTCGGAGAACCTCACCGGAACGTATCAGAAATATGCCGACGATACCTGGTACAGCTTCCGCATCCGTGTGACCGACGCCGCCATCGAATGCTGGATCGATGACGAGAAGCTGATCACCTTCACCGACCCCGGCGATCACCACCTCGACACCCGGCTCGAAACGCGGATGAACCACCCGCTCGGCTTCGCCACCTGGCAGACCGGAGGGGCGGTGAAGGACATCACGGTGCGCCCGCTCTCGGCTGAGGAGGTCGCGGCCGTCAAGGACAAGGATCAGGGCGACGACCGCTGA
- a CDS encoding TVP38/TMEM64 family protein: MNFRRKLILLVVVIVAVLLTPYFLWHEQMDAYFESEGYQAWLISVKPFAWLIGLSLIVGDLVLPIPTPPIMATLGTLYGTLLGGMIASTGSVLAGLTAYGLARIFGDRGTRLLASEEEMIRFRGFFDSWGAAGIIASRALPILPEVLTLLAGVAGMHFGRFLVALVIGSVPVGMLMAGAGAWAGSSSTLLVVLTLIPASLWIGYLLVMGGRAEPVAASEAEPIAEPTQ, translated from the coding sequence ATGAACTTCCGCCGCAAATTGATCCTGCTGGTCGTGGTGATTGTGGCCGTCTTGCTCACGCCGTATTTCCTCTGGCACGAGCAGATGGACGCCTATTTCGAGTCGGAGGGCTACCAGGCGTGGCTGATCTCGGTCAAGCCGTTCGCCTGGCTGATCGGGCTGTCGTTGATCGTGGGCGACCTGGTCTTGCCGATCCCGACCCCGCCGATCATGGCGACCTTGGGGACGCTCTACGGAACCTTGCTCGGCGGCATGATCGCCTCGACCGGGTCGGTTCTGGCGGGCTTGACCGCCTATGGCCTGGCCCGGATCTTCGGCGATCGGGGGACCCGGTTGCTCGCGAGCGAGGAGGAGATGATCCGCTTCCGAGGATTCTTTGACTCGTGGGGGGCGGCCGGGATCATCGCCTCGCGGGCCTTGCCGATCTTGCCGGAGGTGCTGACCCTGCTCGCCGGAGTGGCCGGGATGCACTTCGGCCGGTTCCTGGTCGCGCTGGTCATTGGCTCGGTGCCCGTCGGGATGCTCATGGCCGGGGCCGGGGCGTGGGCGGGAAGCTCGTCGACCTTGCTGGTGGTCTTGACCCTGATTCCGGCGAGCTTGTGGATCGGGTATCTGCTCGTGATGGGAGGTCGCGCCGAACCCGTCGCCGCGAGCGAGGCCGAGCCAATCGCCGAGCCGACCCAGTAA
- a CDS encoding B12-binding domain-containing radical SAM protein, which translates to MPHVAFVPFTGFRVRDEEMRDLGMAMPGLQERAGAIGQLPALGVLTLAGMMPASWSASLHESGTLDLEDLAERVLEGRPDLVAVSALTASVEEAYRFSALVRRAGVPVVLGGLHAAACPEEASRSVDAVVVGDGESSWPVVLQDAERRALKPIYRAERPFDLRQAPMPRFDLLGKGNRPRFTVQTQRGCPLACDFCGASRLLGPWREKPAAKVAEELAAIRAIEPRPVVELADDNTFAGRRETGPLLEALAGSRVRYFTEVDWRVGERPEILERLAASGCVQVLIGLESLEIRHAGMGPKAAPMARMMEAVAAIQEAGVAVIGCFVVGAEGETEGSLDRLGAFLESAPLADAQLTLQTPFPGTALYDRLRKEGRLLAERGWSSYTLFDVTYQPDTMSVAALEAGFRGLVRRVFSAEPAKRRRAIRRAVWARHPGIAP; encoded by the coding sequence GTGCCTCATGTCGCCTTCGTGCCGTTCACCGGGTTTCGCGTCCGGGATGAGGAGATGCGGGACCTGGGGATGGCGATGCCCGGCCTGCAAGAGCGGGCCGGGGCGATCGGCCAGTTGCCGGCGCTGGGGGTGTTGACCCTGGCGGGGATGATGCCGGCGTCGTGGTCGGCCAGCCTGCATGAGTCGGGAACCTTGGACCTGGAGGACCTGGCCGAGCGGGTGCTCGAAGGGCGGCCCGATCTGGTGGCCGTCTCGGCGCTGACGGCGTCGGTGGAGGAGGCGTATCGGTTCAGCGCCCTGGTCCGACGGGCAGGGGTGCCGGTGGTGCTGGGCGGTCTGCACGCGGCGGCCTGCCCGGAGGAGGCAAGTCGATCCGTCGATGCCGTGGTGGTGGGGGATGGGGAATCGTCGTGGCCGGTGGTGTTGCAGGATGCCGAGCGGCGGGCCTTGAAGCCGATCTATCGGGCGGAACGGCCCTTTGATTTGAGGCAGGCGCCGATGCCGAGGTTCGACCTGCTCGGCAAAGGGAATCGGCCTCGGTTCACGGTCCAGACGCAGCGCGGGTGTCCGTTGGCGTGTGATTTCTGCGGGGCGAGCCGATTGCTCGGCCCGTGGCGAGAGAAGCCGGCCGCGAAGGTGGCGGAGGAGCTGGCGGCGATCCGGGCGATCGAGCCGCGCCCGGTGGTCGAGCTGGCCGACGACAACACGTTCGCCGGGCGTCGGGAGACAGGGCCGTTGCTGGAGGCGTTGGCCGGGTCGCGCGTGCGGTATTTCACCGAGGTCGATTGGCGGGTGGGAGAGCGGCCGGAGATTCTGGAACGCCTGGCCGCGTCGGGATGCGTTCAGGTGCTCATTGGTCTGGAATCGTTGGAGATTCGCCACGCGGGGATGGGGCCGAAGGCGGCCCCGATGGCTCGGATGATGGAGGCGGTCGCGGCGATCCAGGAGGCGGGGGTGGCGGTCATCGGCTGCTTCGTGGTCGGGGCTGAAGGAGAGACGGAAGGGTCGCTCGACCGGCTCGGCGCGTTCCTGGAATCGGCCCCGCTGGCCGATGCGCAGCTCACGCTTCAGACGCCGTTTCCGGGGACGGCGTTGTACGATCGGCTCCGCAAGGAGGGGCGACTGCTGGCCGAGCGCGGCTGGTCGTCGTATACCCTGTTCGACGTGACGTATCAGCCGGATACGATGAGTGTCGCGGCGCTGGAAGCGGGGTTCCGGGGGCTGGTCCGTCGTGTCTTTTCGGCCGAACCGGCGAAGCGGAGGCGGGCGATTCGGCGAGCGGTCTGGGCCAGGCATCCGGGGATAGCACCATGA
- a CDS encoding DUF1559 domain-containing protein translates to MARVIRRKKGVTLIEILVVIAVIALLAGLLIPAVSAARSAFRRAECANNLRQIGLALHAYEAVSGMFPTASSGPPSVRSFLVAILPQLEQSPLYDTINFQFDLAKHGGPNHTVQSIKLDVLTCPSDDSILTGWPSATNYAGNQGSGVQKYGENGVFRGLQAVRIRDISDGTSHTVAVSEWLIGPQSPEIRDPLRSVFQTPTRLIEPDQLDRFTESCRAVNPIETPVTIHPKGSNWFFGQLGYCLYNHVLTPGEKSCLNGTAYQQGAWTSGSFHGAGVNLLFADGRVQFLRSNVDLEVWRALASRNGREAVSVP, encoded by the coding sequence ATGGCTAGGGTGATTCGTCGAAAAAAAGGGGTGACGCTGATTGAGATTCTGGTCGTGATCGCCGTGATCGCCCTTCTTGCCGGGCTCTTAATCCCCGCCGTCTCGGCGGCCCGCTCAGCGTTTCGCCGTGCGGAGTGCGCGAACAACCTGCGTCAGATCGGGCTTGCCTTGCATGCGTACGAAGCCGTCTCTGGAATGTTCCCCACAGCATCGAGCGGTCCCCCAAGTGTTCGATCGTTTCTGGTGGCGATCCTCCCCCAACTGGAACAATCGCCACTTTATGACACAATTAACTTTCAATTTGATCTTGCTAAGCACGGAGGACCCAATCATACGGTTCAGTCGATAAAACTCGATGTTTTAACGTGCCCATCCGACGATTCTATCCTGACCGGCTGGCCCTCCGCGACGAACTATGCGGGCAATCAGGGGAGCGGTGTCCAGAAATATGGCGAGAACGGCGTCTTTCGAGGACTTCAGGCGGTGCGGATTCGCGACATCAGCGATGGAACGAGTCATACAGTCGCGGTTTCGGAATGGTTGATCGGGCCGCAATCTCCCGAGATCCGCGACCCTCTCCGCTCAGTTTTTCAAACACCAACCAGGCTCATCGAGCCGGATCAACTCGATCGCTTCACGGAGTCCTGTCGGGCTGTGAATCCCATCGAAACGCCGGTGACCATTCATCCCAAGGGGAGCAACTGGTTCTTCGGCCAGTTGGGATATTGCCTCTACAATCATGTCCTGACGCCCGGAGAGAAGAGTTGCCTGAACGGTACCGCGTATCAGCAGGGGGCCTGGACCTCGGGAAGTTTCCACGGGGCCGGTGTGAATCTCCTCTTTGCGGACGGGCGAGTCCAATTCCTGCGAAGCAACGTCGACCTGGAGGTCTGGCGTGCGTTGGCGAGCCGAAATGGGCGTGAGGCCGTCAGCGTTCCTTGA
- a CDS encoding type II toxin-antitoxin system TacA family antitoxin yields MSTIPQDDRIDLRLPAEQKRLIEQAAEWLGQPVSSFILSLAIPKAVEVLHERDVTILSIEERDRFLAFLDQTDPEPNAAMRWAAERSRHIIE; encoded by the coding sequence ATGAGCACCATTCCCCAGGACGACCGCATTGACCTGCGGCTCCCGGCCGAACAGAAGCGGCTCATCGAACAGGCGGCCGAGTGGCTCGGCCAGCCGGTCAGCAGCTTCATCCTGAGCCTGGCGATCCCGAAAGCCGTTGAAGTCCTTCACGAACGGGATGTCACGATCCTCTCGATCGAGGAGCGTGATCGATTCCTTGCATTCCTCGACCAGACCGACCCCGAACCCAACGCAGCGATGCGTTGGGCCGCGGAGCGTTCTCGACACATCATCGAGTGA
- a CDS encoding M1 family metallopeptidase: MRLRTRSFPCPSAAMVPILAVLLVVSPSSAQIKNEKYTQEDKFRQLEEVLPTPNEARTASGAPGKGYWQQRADHVIDVELDDENRRIIGRETITYTNASPDTLKYVWLQLDPNIFRPDADAVTTETAPGFGDRVSFNALKGILARQTFDGGVTIESVEASSGEALDYTINKTMMRVELPNPLRTGEQFVFSIAWDYAINDSSVIGGRTGYEYFEEDGNCIYEIAQWFPRMAAYTDVNGWQHKQYLGRGEFTLEFGDYLVRITVPDDHVVSSTGVLVNPEDVLKPEWIERLNEAETAEKPVFIVTPEEAKENEKSKPSGKKTWIFRAENVRDFAFASSRKFIWDAQGHDVGGNKVMAMSFYPNEGEPLWSQYSTASIIHTLNVYSRYTFDYPYPIAQSVNGPVGGMEYPMICFNGPRPEKDGTYSDRTKYALISVIIHEVGHNYFPMIVNSDERQWTWMDEGVNTFLQYLSEQEWEENYPSRRGEPQDIVSYMRSTQQVPIMTNSETILQFGPNAYAKPATALNILRESILGRDLFDYAFKEYAQRWKFKRPMPADLFRTMEDATGTDLDWFFHGWFYTTDHVDLSLDNLTLYTIDTGDPEVRKALERKAREEAPTTLSQARNKDLPKFVDEKPELKDFYNEYDDLAVTEDEKESFERFLAGLTDEEKELLATKAHFSIVELSNVGGLVMPVILELTFEDDSTEEVRIPAEIWRRNAEHVTKLLITEKPVVSITLDPHLETADIDLANNHWPRRPTPSRFQLFKSQGRGSGDNPMRRAQEAEKKAEEAEAKASEEKKDEATDNGS; encoded by the coding sequence ATGCGCCTCAGAACCCGATCATTCCCCTGCCCTTCGGCGGCAATGGTCCCGATCCTTGCCGTTTTGCTCGTGGTCTCGCCGTCCTCGGCTCAGATCAAGAACGAGAAATACACTCAGGAAGACAAATTCCGACAGCTTGAGGAAGTGCTCCCCACGCCCAACGAGGCCCGCACTGCCTCCGGGGCGCCGGGCAAGGGCTACTGGCAGCAGCGGGCCGACCACGTCATCGACGTCGAACTCGACGACGAGAACCGCCGGATCATCGGCCGCGAGACGATCACCTACACCAACGCCTCGCCCGACACGCTGAAGTACGTCTGGCTGCAGCTCGACCCGAACATCTTCCGCCCCGACGCCGACGCCGTGACCACCGAGACCGCCCCCGGCTTCGGCGATCGCGTCTCGTTCAATGCGCTCAAGGGCATCCTTGCGCGTCAGACCTTTGATGGCGGCGTGACGATCGAATCGGTCGAGGCCTCCTCGGGCGAGGCGCTCGACTACACCATCAACAAGACGATGATGCGCGTCGAGTTGCCGAACCCCCTGCGCACCGGCGAGCAGTTCGTCTTCTCGATCGCCTGGGACTACGCCATCAACGACTCCAGCGTCATCGGCGGCCGGACCGGCTACGAGTACTTCGAGGAAGACGGCAACTGCATCTACGAGATCGCCCAGTGGTTCCCCCGCATGGCCGCCTACACCGACGTCAATGGCTGGCAGCACAAGCAGTACCTCGGCCGAGGCGAGTTCACCCTCGAATTCGGCGACTACCTCGTGCGGATCACCGTGCCCGACGACCACGTCGTCTCCTCGACCGGCGTCCTGGTCAATCCCGAAGACGTGCTCAAGCCCGAATGGATCGAGCGCCTCAATGAGGCCGAGACCGCCGAGAAACCCGTCTTCATCGTCACCCCCGAGGAAGCCAAGGAGAACGAGAAGTCCAAACCTTCCGGCAAGAAGACCTGGATCTTCCGCGCCGAGAATGTCCGCGACTTCGCCTTCGCCTCCTCCCGCAAGTTCATCTGGGACGCCCAGGGGCACGACGTCGGCGGCAACAAGGTCATGGCCATGAGCTTCTACCCGAACGAGGGGGAACCGCTCTGGAGCCAGTACTCGACGGCCTCGATCATCCACACCCTGAACGTCTACTCGCGCTACACGTTCGATTATCCGTACCCGATCGCCCAGTCGGTCAACGGGCCGGTCGGCGGCATGGAATACCCGATGATCTGCTTCAACGGCCCGAGGCCCGAGAAGGACGGCACCTATTCCGACCGCACCAAGTACGCCCTCATCTCGGTCATCATCCACGAAGTCGGGCATAACTACTTCCCGATGATCGTCAACAGCGACGAACGCCAGTGGACCTGGATGGACGAAGGGGTCAACACCTTCTTGCAATATTTGTCCGAGCAGGAGTGGGAAGAAAACTACCCCTCCCGCCGAGGCGAGCCGCAGGACATCGTCTCCTACATGCGCAGCACCCAGCAGGTGCCGATCATGACCAACAGCGAGACGATCCTCCAGTTCGGCCCCAACGCCTACGCCAAGCCGGCCACGGCGCTGAACATCCTCCGCGAGAGCATCCTCGGCCGCGACCTGTTCGACTACGCCTTCAAGGAGTACGCCCAGCGCTGGAAGTTCAAGCGGCCGATGCCCGCCGACCTCTTCCGCACGATGGAAGACGCCACCGGCACCGACCTCGACTGGTTCTTCCACGGCTGGTTCTACACCACCGATCATGTCGACCTGTCGCTTGATAACCTCACCCTTTACACCATCGACACCGGCGATCCCGAGGTCCGCAAGGCCCTCGAACGCAAGGCCCGCGAGGAGGCCCCCACCACCCTCTCCCAGGCCCGCAACAAGGACCTGCCCAAGTTCGTCGACGAGAAGCCCGAGCTGAAGGACTTCTACAACGAGTACGACGACCTCGCCGTCACCGAGGATGAGAAGGAATCCTTCGAGCGCTTCCTCGCCGGCCTCACCGACGAGGAAAAAGAGCTGCTCGCCACCAAGGCCCACTTCTCGATCGTCGAGCTGTCGAACGTCGGCGGCCTGGTCATGCCCGTCATCCTCGAACTGACCTTCGAGGACGACTCGACCGAGGAGGTCCGCATCCCCGCCGAGATCTGGCGCCGCAACGCCGAGCACGTGACCAAGCTCCTCATCACCGAGAAGCCCGTCGTCTCGATCACGCTCGATCCTCACCTCGAGACCGCCGACATCGACCTCGCCAACAACCACTGGCCCCGCCGCCCCACCCCCTCCCGCTTCCAGCTCTTCAAATCCCAGGGCCGCGGCTCCGGCGACAACCCCATGCGCCGCGCCCAGGAAGCCGAGAAGAAGGCCGAGGAGGCCGAAGCGAAGGCGTCGGAGGAGAAGAAGGACGAGGCCACCGACAACGGATCATGA